Proteins co-encoded in one Leptolyngbya boryana PCC 6306 genomic window:
- a CDS encoding ArsR/SmtB family transcription factor encodes MTTCTRTADLKAKLFRGFSDPSRLSILNTLRSGPLTVSEIVHQTGLSQSNVSNHLSCLRCCDLVIREQQGRFMYYELADVRIAKLLDLADELLADVAKGVRQCSHYESSSANKLSRCSSD; translated from the coding sequence ATGACTACCTGCACTCGAACGGCAGATCTGAAGGCGAAACTCTTTCGAGGATTCTCTGATCCCTCTCGTCTGTCCATCCTGAACACCCTGCGGAGCGGTCCGCTGACAGTGAGCGAAATCGTTCACCAGACGGGACTTAGCCAATCCAATGTGTCTAATCATCTCAGTTGCCTGCGCTGCTGTGATCTAGTTATACGCGAGCAGCAAGGACGGTTTATGTACTACGAGCTTGCCGATGTGCGAATTGCGAAGCTTTTAGACTTAGCGGATGAATTGCTGGCAGACGTAGCGAAAGGCGTTCGTCAATGCTCTCACTATGAATCTTCATCAGCAAATAAATTGAGTCGGTGCTCAAGCGATTGA
- a CDS encoding multicopper oxidase domain-containing protein produces the protein MDLSLKRRSLIGGSVLGVGALLGKLLPDSVFAQTPTSADTSTPSGHSAPVHGGSMTMGDVDNSRNGFEPQAILTDWEVGKVSRLPDGRTLREFEISVAEREVEIAPGVIYPAWTYNGRVPGPTLRVTEGDRVRIRFKNPGVHPHTLHFHGIHSARQDGIPGTLEAYPNQEVVYEFDAKPFGCHLYHCHSAPFKRHLHKGLYGAFIIDPDPKRHPDQPEKAQSRLLGSPQNAKWQEFLMVMNAFDTNFDDENEFYAINTIPHEFMKRPIRIERDRPVRVYLINVTEFDPINSFHLHGNFFDYYDHGTTLTPTLRTVDTVMQCQAQRGILEFTFQEHEPGIYMFHAHQSEFLELGWMSAFEVVA, from the coding sequence ATGGATTTGAGCCTCAAGCGGCGATCACTCATTGGAGGTAGTGTATTGGGTGTTGGGGCATTACTGGGTAAGCTTCTGCCCGATAGTGTCTTTGCCCAAACTCCCACTTCTGCGGACACTAGTACACCTTCAGGTCATTCTGCCCCTGTGCATGGAGGCAGTATGACGATGGGAGATGTGGACAATTCCCGTAATGGGTTTGAACCACAAGCTATTTTGACAGATTGGGAGGTAGGAAAAGTCTCGCGATTGCCTGATGGCAGAACGTTGCGAGAGTTTGAAATATCAGTTGCAGAACGGGAAGTTGAGATTGCCCCTGGAGTCATTTATCCTGCCTGGACATATAATGGGCGTGTTCCAGGTCCAACCCTGCGAGTGACAGAGGGCGATCGCGTCCGGATTCGCTTCAAAAATCCAGGTGTTCATCCACACACGCTTCATTTTCACGGCATTCACTCAGCACGGCAAGATGGTATTCCTGGTACGCTCGAAGCATATCCTAATCAGGAAGTAGTTTATGAGTTTGATGCCAAACCCTTTGGTTGTCATCTCTATCATTGTCACTCTGCTCCGTTCAAACGGCACTTACACAAGGGACTCTACGGCGCGTTTATTATCGATCCTGACCCTAAACGACATCCTGACCAACCAGAAAAAGCTCAGTCTCGGTTACTTGGCAGCCCACAAAATGCGAAGTGGCAGGAGTTTCTGATGGTGATGAATGCGTTTGATACCAATTTTGATGACGAAAACGAATTCTATGCTATCAACACGATTCCCCATGAATTCATGAAACGCCCGATTCGGATTGAGCGCGATCGCCCAGTACGAGTGTATTTGATCAATGTCACTGAGTTTGACCCGATCAACTCTTTCCATCTCCACGGAAACTTTTTTGATTACTACGACCACGGCACTACGTTAACACCAACGCTGCGAACAGTTGATACGGTCATGCAATGCCAAGCCCAGCGAGGCATTCTGGAATTTACTTTTCAGGAGCATGAACCAGGTATTTATATGTTCCACGCCCACCAGTCAGAATTTTTGGAACTCGGTTGGATGAGCGCGTTTGAGGTGGTGGCATGA
- a CDS encoding ZIP family metal transporter encodes MKKTLLWIVLPLVALAIAIGVFLSSNPLEPLGVSAPPIEKLTVERTLLDDNGISLFVRASGSEPMQIAQVQVDGAYRNFTQTPPGELPRLQTAWIKLPYPWVRDETHHIRFITNTGIGFDHEIAVAVPTPQISLSRILAYALLGIYVGVMPVALGMLFYPALKQLGGQGMKFILALTVGMLAFLLVDTLEEGLELATKSASAFSASALVWLVAIISFLAILAIGRRSGNSPEGKALASYLALGIGWHNLGEGLAVGTAFASGEAALGSLLVVGFTLHNITEGIGIAAPLVDTRPKFTTFLSLIALAGLPAVIGTWIGAFTFSPHWAAVFLGIGVGAILQVMVEVGAYLMRTAHRSGSHWLSTVSLIGFILGLAIMYGTALLVNF; translated from the coding sequence ATGAAAAAGACGTTGCTTTGGATCGTCTTGCCGCTCGTTGCACTGGCGATCGCGATCGGAGTATTTCTCTCTAGCAATCCACTTGAACCCTTGGGAGTTTCAGCCCCTCCGATTGAGAAGCTTACCGTAGAGCGAACGCTGCTCGATGATAATGGCATTTCTTTATTCGTGAGAGCTAGTGGTTCAGAACCGATGCAAATTGCCCAAGTTCAGGTTGACGGAGCTTATCGGAACTTTACCCAAACGCCACCAGGAGAATTACCTCGATTGCAAACAGCTTGGATTAAATTGCCCTACCCTTGGGTGCGCGATGAAACGCATCATATCCGGTTCATCACCAATACGGGAATAGGATTCGATCATGAGATTGCCGTTGCTGTACCAACGCCGCAAATTTCGTTGAGTCGCATTTTGGCGTACGCACTGCTGGGGATATATGTAGGAGTCATGCCTGTCGCTCTGGGAATGCTGTTCTACCCAGCCTTGAAGCAGTTGGGCGGACAGGGAATGAAGTTCATTTTGGCACTGACCGTTGGCATGTTGGCATTTCTTCTCGTAGACACGCTGGAAGAAGGATTAGAACTTGCAACAAAGTCGGCGAGTGCTTTCTCCGCCAGTGCGCTTGTTTGGCTGGTTGCTATCATCTCGTTCCTTGCAATTTTGGCGATCGGCAGACGAAGTGGCAATTCTCCAGAAGGAAAGGCACTTGCAAGTTATCTAGCATTGGGAATTGGCTGGCATAACTTGGGGGAGGGATTGGCAGTTGGCACTGCCTTTGCATCCGGAGAAGCGGCACTTGGTTCGCTGCTCGTCGTTGGGTTCACCCTGCACAACATTACAGAGGGAATCGGAATTGCTGCGCCTCTAGTTGATACACGTCCTAAATTCACGACATTCCTCAGTTTAATCGCCTTAGCAGGACTGCCTGCTGTGATTGGTACTTGGATTGGAGCCTTCACCTTTTCGCCTCACTGGGCAGCCGTTTTCTTAGGAATTGGAGTCGGAGCGATCCTGCAAGTGATGGTGGAGGTTGGAGCATATCTGATGCGGACGGCTCATCGATCCGGTAGCCATTGGCTCTCAACCGTCAGCCTGATTGGATTTATTTTAGGTCTAGCAATTATGTATGGAACTGCTCTTCTCGTTAATTTCTAA
- the mrdA gene encoding penicillin-binding protein 2 has protein sequence MTKFLSSSTRRFDWVHSRVQKTAIRRKRKAVILMLLTALILLGGLGGRLFYVQIVQGKYYAQLAQQNRVRLISTREERGRILDRKGRILAGSKLSYLVALQPSAHKPAEWNTILSRLSKVLDITTDTLQQHLKQAANRSQWAVVVKRGINAAEVTRIKEQLSNFQGVEVRQDLMRVYPNGTLAAHVLGYVGEIDAETMKARQNQDYHFGDLIGKAGIEAAYELQLRGQQGGQQVEVNGVGQIIKKLADKPAQPGQEIQLTLDLELQKAAETALGDRVGAIVALNPNTGEVLAMASRPDFDPNLFTKRISPQAWQQLQAKQFPFVNRALQAYPPASTFKVITAIAALESGKYSANTVLDTYPYLSIGGSQIWESNRSGFGRVGFVDALAWSSNTFFSQVAVGIGASPILDWARRFGMGQNTGVELSAEEAHGFVPDPDWKQKQLKERWYAGDTINTSIGQGMMQVTPLQAAIMFAAVGNGGYRVQPFLVKKNPAISVRQQKKSLNLKPETLRVLQAGLRSVVSKGTGQALNETRLPPVSGKSGTAEDPPRPTHAWFGAYAPSDKPEIVVVAFAENAGGGGGAIAAPMVRQVMETYFKTKQSDTGMERSE, from the coding sequence ATGACTAAGTTTCTATCGTCTTCGACTCGTCGATTTGATTGGGTTCATTCACGAGTCCAAAAGACTGCTATCCGACGCAAACGCAAGGCAGTGATTCTAATGTTGCTGACAGCACTCATTCTGTTGGGCGGTTTAGGCGGTCGCTTATTCTATGTACAGATTGTTCAAGGAAAGTACTATGCTCAACTTGCCCAACAGAATCGGGTTCGACTAATTTCTACACGAGAAGAACGAGGAAGAATCTTAGATCGTAAAGGTCGAATTTTAGCAGGAAGCAAGCTTTCCTATTTAGTAGCGCTTCAACCGTCTGCTCACAAGCCAGCCGAATGGAATACGATTCTGAGTCGCCTCTCTAAAGTTCTGGACATTACGACAGATACCCTTCAGCAACACTTAAAGCAAGCGGCAAATCGTTCTCAATGGGCTGTTGTGGTGAAACGAGGAATTAATGCCGCTGAAGTGACTCGAATTAAGGAACAACTCAGCAATTTTCAAGGCGTTGAGGTGCGGCAGGATTTGATGCGCGTCTATCCAAATGGAACATTAGCGGCTCATGTCTTGGGATATGTGGGTGAAATTGATGCTGAGACGATGAAAGCTCGTCAGAATCAGGACTATCATTTTGGCGATCTGATTGGTAAAGCAGGCATTGAAGCGGCTTATGAATTACAACTTCGGGGGCAACAGGGAGGGCAGCAAGTTGAAGTGAATGGAGTTGGGCAAATTATTAAGAAGTTGGCTGATAAACCTGCTCAACCGGGTCAAGAAATTCAACTCACGCTGGATTTAGAGTTGCAGAAAGCAGCAGAGACGGCATTAGGCGATCGCGTTGGTGCGATTGTTGCACTCAACCCTAACACTGGTGAAGTGTTAGCAATGGCGAGCCGTCCTGATTTTGATCCCAATCTATTTACTAAGCGGATTAGCCCGCAAGCGTGGCAACAACTTCAAGCAAAACAGTTTCCCTTCGTCAACCGGGCATTGCAAGCCTATCCGCCTGCCAGCACCTTCAAAGTGATCACCGCGATCGCGGCATTGGAGTCCGGCAAATATAGTGCGAATACCGTTCTGGATACCTATCCTTATCTTTCGATCGGCGGTAGCCAGATTTGGGAATCGAATCGATCGGGATTTGGGCGAGTAGGATTTGTAGATGCACTGGCTTGGAGCAGCAACACCTTTTTCAGTCAGGTAGCCGTCGGAATAGGAGCTTCACCCATTCTTGACTGGGCAAGACGATTTGGAATGGGACAGAATACAGGAGTTGAACTATCAGCAGAAGAAGCACATGGGTTCGTGCCTGACCCAGATTGGAAACAAAAGCAACTGAAAGAAAGATGGTATGCCGGGGACACGATCAATACCTCGATCGGTCAAGGAATGATGCAGGTAACGCCGCTTCAGGCTGCTATCATGTTCGCAGCCGTAGGCAATGGAGGCTACCGCGTTCAACCTTTTCTGGTTAAAAAGAATCCGGCAATTTCAGTACGACAGCAAAAAAAATCACTCAACCTCAAGCCTGAGACGCTTCGGGTTTTACAAGCAGGATTGCGAAGTGTCGTCAGTAAAGGAACAGGACAAGCACTGAACGAAACGAGGCTGCCACCCGTTTCGGGTAAAAGTGGCACAGCCGAAGACCCGCCACGTCCTACTCACGCCTGGTTTGGAGCTTATGCACCGAGCGATAAACCTGAAATCGTCGTCGTCGCCTTTGCCGAAAATGCGGGGGGTGGAGGTGGCGCGATCGCTGCACCGATGGTTCGTCAAGTGATGGAAACCTATTTCAAAACAAAGCAGTCTGACACCGGAATGGAGCGGTCGGAATAA
- a CDS encoding CPBP family intramembrane glutamic endopeptidase, producing the protein MSVLYLSPRIARYPVSARLAIFVITLLGLWLPIALPIYWIWGTNNTISIITVLALYAEFVGLLWIWGRTVHQDTRPLQQHGLLRTRQNWRELLKGIVIGVVSLFCLFLVEGAIGWIEWQPIPQNLLRIILEGLLVAFGVGLAEELLFRGWLVNELRWNYRPQLAIWMSSTAYASFHFIKPWSEILRTLPSFPGLLLLGLTLGWARQFHQGRLGYAIGLHAGLVWGYYIINVGNWVRYLDRVPVWVTGIDRNPLAGGMGLLFLSAIALSLRLKYWT; encoded by the coding sequence ATGTCCGTATTATACCTGTCGCCCCGTATTGCTCGTTATCCCGTATCTGCAAGGTTAGCAATTTTTGTCATCACATTGCTAGGGCTATGGTTGCCGATCGCGCTGCCCATCTACTGGATTTGGGGCACAAACAACACCATCAGCATCATTACAGTTCTGGCACTCTATGCCGAATTTGTCGGATTGCTCTGGATCTGGGGGCGAACGGTTCATCAAGATACTCGCCCGCTTCAGCAGCACGGATTACTGAGAACTCGGCAGAATTGGCGAGAGCTATTGAAAGGGATAGTTATTGGAGTCGTGAGCCTGTTTTGCTTGTTCTTAGTAGAAGGCGCAATCGGCTGGATTGAATGGCAACCAATTCCGCAAAACTTACTCAGAATCATCTTAGAAGGGTTACTCGTCGCATTCGGTGTAGGACTGGCAGAGGAGCTACTTTTTCGCGGTTGGCTGGTCAATGAATTGCGATGGAACTATCGCCCACAACTTGCGATATGGATGAGCAGTACAGCTTATGCTTCCTTTCACTTCATTAAACCCTGGTCAGAAATTCTGCGAACGCTGCCTAGCTTTCCGGGATTGTTGCTACTGGGTCTAACGCTCGGCTGGGCGAGGCAATTTCATCAGGGACGCTTGGGATATGCGATCGGGCTTCATGCAGGTTTGGTCTGGGGCTACTACATCATCAATGTGGGGAATTGGGTGCGATACTTGGATCGAGTTCCTGTTTGGGTGACAGGGATCGATCGTAATCCACTCGCGGGGGGCATGGGGCTATTGTTTCTCAGTGCGATCGCACTAAGCTTGCGCCTCAAGTACTGGACTTAA
- a CDS encoding cation diffusion facilitator family transporter, whose translation MNTLNTTENQQQQKVKRLWWVFGLRSGLFLVELGAGLWSHSLSLLAGSGHLFSDLITLGLTLLATWLTKRRSTTQTVVNQNRRIEAWIALLNGVSLAIVAMLLGWEAIEHLQAPEPVLGLPLLGAAALSLIINGLSLYLLQNDHHHDLNLRGVFLHGVADAASSIGVMVAALAVYFLNWVWVDAAIGLLVALLICFSTISLIKDSLRILRHQSA comes from the coding sequence TTGAATACTCTAAATACAACTGAAAATCAACAGCAGCAAAAGGTAAAACGCCTCTGGTGGGTGTTTGGTTTACGCAGTGGGCTTTTTCTAGTTGAACTAGGAGCCGGACTTTGGAGCCATAGCCTATCGCTGCTAGCAGGATCAGGGCATTTATTCTCAGACCTAATTACGCTAGGGCTGACGCTACTTGCAACCTGGCTCACAAAACGTCGATCGACAACTCAAACCGTAGTCAATCAAAATAGACGGATCGAGGCTTGGATTGCTTTGCTGAATGGAGTCAGTTTAGCGATCGTTGCAATGCTTCTCGGCTGGGAAGCGATCGAACATCTCCAAGCGCCTGAACCTGTATTGGGCTTACCCTTACTGGGTGCAGCAGCGCTAAGTTTGATCATCAACGGTTTGAGTCTCTATCTTCTACAAAACGACCATCATCATGATTTGAATCTGCGCGGCGTGTTTTTGCATGGCGTTGCAGATGCCGCGAGTTCAATTGGGGTAATGGTTGCAGCTTTAGCGGTTTATTTCTTGAATTGGGTCTGGGTGGATGCGGCAATCGGTTTACTCGTCGCCTTGCTGATTTGTTTTAGTACAATTTCACTGATTAAAGATAGCTTGCGAATTTTGCGGCATCAATCTGCTTAG
- a CDS encoding vitamin K epoxide reductase family protein, with protein sequence MPRKRSTPWIYRWSRFIMAGLATIGAVVTGYLTIVKFSQSSTACPTNGCDIVLSSPYATVFGLPLALYGFLAYVSMIGFAIAPLLINPEKDKTLRSKLENWTGLFLFMGATAMTIFSGYLMYLIAFEIKAVCVYCVGSAFLSFSLFVVSIIGRDWQDVGQLFFSGIVVAMVVLIGTMGVYAGVKNPEIADRAIPGEAGSPITTSSGAAELALAAHLKQVGAKMYGAFWCPHCHDQKQLFGKEAFNQINYVECDPKGKNPQPDVCQAEGVKGYPTWKVNGQTVSGTQSLEELARLSGYQGARNFQNVKPSP encoded by the coding sequence ATGCCGCGTAAACGATCGACCCCTTGGATTTATCGCTGGTCACGCTTCATCATGGCAGGACTGGCAACGATCGGAGCCGTCGTGACGGGTTATTTAACGATCGTCAAATTCTCTCAAAGTTCGACGGCTTGCCCGACGAATGGATGTGACATTGTTCTATCCAGTCCCTATGCAACTGTGTTTGGATTACCGTTAGCGTTGTACGGGTTCTTAGCGTATGTCAGCATGATCGGGTTTGCGATCGCGCCTTTGTTAATCAATCCCGAAAAAGATAAGACCTTGCGCTCGAAACTCGAAAACTGGACAGGGTTATTCCTGTTTATGGGTGCAACGGCAATGACAATTTTTAGCGGCTACTTAATGTACTTGATTGCATTCGAGATCAAAGCCGTTTGTGTGTACTGCGTGGGTTCTGCTTTCCTATCATTTAGTTTGTTTGTGGTGTCGATCATCGGTCGCGATTGGCAGGATGTAGGACAACTCTTTTTCAGTGGAATTGTTGTCGCAATGGTTGTTTTAATTGGAACAATGGGCGTTTATGCAGGAGTGAAGAATCCTGAAATTGCCGATCGCGCCATTCCAGGAGAAGCAGGTTCACCAATCACGACTTCATCCGGTGCGGCTGAACTGGCTTTAGCGGCTCATCTTAAACAGGTAGGAGCCAAGATGTATGGCGCGTTTTGGTGTCCTCACTGCCATGACCAAAAACAGCTTTTTGGCAAAGAAGCATTTAACCAGATTAATTACGTTGAATGTGATCCGAAAGGGAAGAATCCTCAGCCTGATGTCTGTCAAGCAGAAGGTGTGAAAGGATATCCGACTTGGAAAGTAAACGGTCAGACAGTTTCTGGAACACAATCTTTAGAGGAACTCGCTCGACTGTCGGGCTACCAAGGCGCACGTAATTTTCAGAACGTAAAGCCCTCGCCTTAA
- a CDS encoding heavy metal translocating P-type ATPase has product MKARKPTQSSCCGHDDHHDHQPRKTAHDHTAGHSHDDRHSHSHDDDDHDHSHGGGDLKQEIIVTAIVVVLFLIGFIFEQQLHNTPYSIAEYAVLIPAYLLSGWGVLSSAGRNILKGKVFDENFLMTIATLGAIAIHLLPEAVAVMLFFRIGELFQESAVGRSRKSISALLEVRPDTANLKINGEVRQVSPESVKVGDMILVKPGEKVPLDGEILDGNSQVDTSALTGESVPRTVKPGETVLAGMINQSGVLTIRTTKLFGESSIARILELVENASSKKAETEKFIRKFAKIYTPIVVFLSLAVAILPPLFMNNPTDADRFRWVYNALVLLVISCPCGLVISIPLGYFGGVGGAAKRGVLVKGSTYLDTLAAVNTVVFDKTGTLTQGVFKVTQIIPKNGFTEEKLLALAAQVESHSNHPVAQSIRTAYGRAIGESQVQDYKEIAGHGIQAKVGNQLVIAGNDRLLHRENIAHDVCQVDGTVVHLAANGTYAGRIIIADELKEDAVEAIRSLRKIGVEKTIMLTGDNQSVADGVARQLGLSGYRAELLPEGKVEAIEQILRESGKGKVAFVGDGINDAPVIARADVGMAMGGLGSDAAIETADVVIMTDAPSKIAEAIQIGRKTHRIVIQNIVLAMAVKGFFIILGAFGLASLWEAVFADVGVALLAVLNANRVVR; this is encoded by the coding sequence ATGAAAGCAAGAAAACCAACTCAGTCAAGCTGCTGCGGTCACGACGACCACCACGATCATCAGCCGCGCAAAACGGCTCATGACCACACCGCAGGACATAGCCACGACGACCGTCATAGCCACAGTCACGACGATGATGACCATGATCATAGTCATGGCGGTGGGGATCTCAAGCAGGAAATCATCGTTACTGCGATCGTGGTTGTTCTGTTCTTAATTGGCTTTATCTTCGAGCAACAATTGCACAATACGCCCTATTCAATTGCGGAATATGCTGTCTTGATTCCGGCGTATCTCTTGAGCGGTTGGGGCGTTTTGAGTAGTGCTGGACGCAATATTCTGAAAGGGAAAGTCTTTGATGAGAATTTCCTGATGACGATCGCAACGCTAGGCGCGATCGCGATTCATCTATTGCCGGAGGCGGTTGCGGTGATGCTATTCTTCCGCATTGGGGAACTGTTTCAAGAATCTGCGGTGGGTCGATCGCGCAAATCAATTAGCGCGTTGTTAGAAGTCCGTCCTGATACCGCAAATTTGAAGATCAACGGAGAAGTGAGACAAGTTTCTCCAGAATCCGTCAAAGTTGGCGATATGATTCTGGTCAAGCCTGGAGAGAAGGTTCCGCTTGATGGTGAAATTTTAGACGGCAATTCGCAGGTTGATACCTCTGCGCTGACAGGTGAATCGGTTCCACGTACTGTTAAACCTGGCGAAACGGTTCTAGCAGGCATGATTAACCAATCGGGTGTACTCACGATCAGAACGACAAAGCTGTTTGGCGAATCGTCGATCGCTCGAATTTTAGAGCTAGTCGAGAACGCCAGCAGCAAGAAAGCCGAAACCGAGAAATTTATCCGTAAGTTTGCCAAAATCTACACACCGATCGTAGTGTTCTTGTCATTGGCAGTGGCAATCCTTCCGCCATTGTTTATGAACAATCCAACTGATGCAGATCGCTTCCGTTGGGTCTACAATGCTTTGGTTTTGCTGGTGATTTCCTGCCCATGTGGATTGGTAATTAGTATTCCACTCGGCTATTTTGGCGGCGTTGGGGGTGCAGCAAAACGAGGTGTGCTAGTCAAAGGCTCCACTTATCTAGACACACTTGCAGCCGTGAATACGGTTGTGTTTGACAAGACAGGGACTTTGACTCAAGGTGTGTTTAAAGTCACTCAAATTATTCCAAAGAATGGCTTTACCGAAGAGAAGTTACTAGCCCTTGCAGCCCAAGTAGAATCCCATTCAAATCATCCGGTAGCTCAGTCGATTCGGACAGCTTATGGTCGAGCGATCGGTGAGTCTCAAGTTCAAGACTACAAAGAAATTGCAGGGCATGGAATCCAAGCAAAAGTTGGCAATCAGCTTGTGATTGCAGGCAACGATCGTCTACTACACCGTGAAAACATTGCTCACGATGTCTGTCAAGTTGATGGAACAGTTGTGCATCTAGCTGCTAACGGTACTTATGCAGGTCGTATCATTATTGCAGATGAGCTAAAAGAAGATGCAGTCGAGGCAATTCGATCGCTGAGAAAAATCGGCGTTGAAAAAACAATTATGCTGACAGGCGACAATCAAAGCGTTGCCGATGGTGTGGCGAGACAACTAGGCTTGAGCGGCTATCGAGCGGAACTTTTACCTGAAGGGAAAGTCGAAGCGATCGAGCAAATCTTACGTGAATCTGGTAAAGGAAAAGTCGCTTTTGTGGGAGATGGGATCAATGATGCTCCAGTGATTGCGCGGGCAGATGTGGGGATGGCAATGGGTGGACTTGGCTCAGATGCCGCGATCGAAACGGCGGATGTGGTAATCATGACCGATGCTCCATCCAAAATTGCTGAAGCCATTCAAATCGGACGCAAGACTCACCGAATTGTAATTCAGAACATTGTGTTAGCGATGGCAGTGAAGGGCTTCTTTATCATTCTGGGTGCATTTGGACTCGCAAGCCTCTGGGAAGCGGTATTTGCCGATGTGGGCGTGGCGCTACTTGCCGTTCTCAATGCGAACCGGGTTGTGAGATAA
- a CDS encoding ArsR/SmtB family transcription factor, protein MSNLSQSSELLNCEVPVVHLDQVRQVQPGLLTMTQAQHMAEFFGVLADPNRLRLLSALAKQELCVCDLAAVLKMSESAVSHQLRVLRATRLVNYRKEGRNVYYSLADHHVLNLYQEVHAHLSHSEA, encoded by the coding sequence GTGAGTAACCTTTCTCAATCTTCCGAGCTTCTGAATTGCGAAGTTCCAGTCGTACATCTCGATCAGGTTCGTCAAGTTCAGCCGGGTTTACTAACCATGACCCAAGCGCAACATATGGCGGAATTTTTCGGTGTGTTAGCCGATCCGAATCGATTGAGATTGCTGTCAGCTTTAGCAAAGCAAGAACTGTGCGTTTGTGATTTGGCAGCAGTGCTGAAGATGAGTGAGTCGGCGGTATCCCATCAACTGCGAGTTCTCAGGGCAACCCGCCTGGTGAACTATCGCAAAGAAGGACGCAACGTTTACTACAGTTTGGCAGATCATCATGTTCTGAATCTTTATCAAGAGGTTCACGCGCATCTTTCTCACTCTGAAGCCTAA
- a CDS encoding ZIP family metal transporter → MDLLWKLVNFSFIPAVIMLLAGGIATVRIPGQNLRSAVLHFAAGVVFAVVSAEFIPDLVHEHKIATTAIGFTLGTALMLTIRSWTSRAESAEKGQAGRLPSGFLMATGIDLAIDGLMLGIGFVAGAKEGILLTVALTIELLSLGIATTANLTGKRIPQRKTLIVLAGLSLLFVLSAVTGGLLSQAFTGVALAGLIAFGTAALLFLVTEELLTEAHEIEESPLLTATFFAGFLMIFLLEMLTK, encoded by the coding sequence ATGGATCTATTGTGGAAGCTTGTTAACTTCTCATTTATCCCTGCCGTCATCATGCTTCTCGCGGGTGGTATAGCTACGGTTCGCATTCCGGGACAAAATCTACGGAGCGCAGTCTTACATTTTGCAGCAGGGGTTGTTTTTGCGGTCGTCTCAGCGGAATTTATTCCGGATTTAGTTCATGAGCATAAAATCGCAACGACCGCGATCGGGTTTACGCTTGGAACCGCTTTGATGTTAACCATTCGCTCTTGGACAAGTCGAGCCGAATCCGCCGAAAAAGGGCAAGCCGGACGGCTACCAAGTGGTTTTTTGATGGCAACTGGAATCGATTTAGCGATCGATGGGTTAATGTTGGGCATCGGGTTTGTCGCAGGCGCAAAAGAAGGCATTCTGCTTACGGTTGCACTGACGATCGAGTTACTGTCACTGGGAATTGCAACAACTGCAAATTTAACTGGAAAACGCATCCCACAGCGAAAGACGCTGATCGTACTTGCGGGTTTGAGCCTGCTGTTTGTGCTGAGTGCAGTGACCGGAGGATTGTTATCTCAAGCGTTTACCGGGGTAGCATTAGCAGGCTTAATTGCGTTCGGAACCGCAGCGCTGTTGTTTCTCGTGACAGAAGAGTTACTGACTGAGGCACACGAAATCGAAGAGTCACCGTTATTAACCGCAACCTTCTTTGCTGGCTTTCTGATGATCTTCTTACTGGAAATGCTAACGAAGTAA